In the genome of Bosea sp. BIWAKO-01, the window GGCGATCTTGGCTGAGGGATACTCCAGAATATAGCCGTGCCCTTCGAGGCCGCCTGTATCGCTCGTCAGCGTCTTGGACCCTGAATCGAGGATGCCGCGCTCCGGGCCGGCGCGGCTCACCACCGTCGCATAGACCGTGAGCGCGCAGTCATCGAGGCTGGCGACGCCCGCCGCGACCTGCATGCGGTCGTTGAAGATCGAGGTACCGGCACGGTGCTCGGTCGCGCCCTTCAGCTTGCCGATATTCGGAATATTGGGCGAGCCACCGGTCGAGACGATGCCGGCCTCGAGCCCCGCATCGCGCAGGCCCGCATTGGCCGTGTCGAGGAACGCTTGCGTCCGGTCCCAGCCATCCTCCGGCGGATACATCAGGAAGCCCGCAAAGCGCAGGCCCTTGGAACCGGCGATCATCTTCGCAAGCTCGACCGCCTCACCGGGTGTCTCGACGCCGGCGCGCTGGCGCCCGGTGTCGCATTCGACCACGACCTCGAGGTCACGCCCGGCGATCTCGGCAGCCGTCGGCAGGCCGGCGATGGTGACGGGATTGTCGGCCGCGACGATCATCCGCACCCGGCGTTGAAGCGCGCCGAGGCGCCCAAGCTTCTCCTCGCCGAGGATGTTGTAGCTGATCATGATGTCGTCGAGGCCGCCATCGGCCATGACTTCGGCCTCGCCGAGCTTCTGGCAGGTGATGCCGCGGGCGCCGGCCTCACGCTGCAGGCGCGCGAGCTCGGGCGATTTATGCGTCTTGATATGCGGACGATTGGCGACGCCGGCGGCGTCGCAGGCGGCCTGGAGACGCGCGATATTGGCCTCGACCTTGTCGAGATCGATGACGACGGCTGGCGTGCCGTAGACGCGGGCAATTTCCTCGGCAAGCGCGGTCATGGCAGCACCCGGATGATGACTTCGATCTCGACGGTCATGTTGTTGGGCAGCGAGCCCAGGCCCACGGCCGAGCGGGCGTGACGGCCGTTCTCGCCGAGAACGGCGACGAACAGGTCCGAGCAGCCGTTAATCACCTTGGGCTGTTCAGCGAAATCCGGCACCGCATTGACCATGCCGAGCAGCTTGATGACCTCGACCTTGTCGAGCGAACCGGCGGCCTCCTGCATAGCCGCGAGCAGACCAAGTCCGGTCTGCTTGGCGTGCTCATACGCCTCTTCGACCGTGACGTTGGCGCCGACCTTGCCGGTCGGATAGCTGCCATCGGCCCGGCGCGGCCCCTGGCCGGAGAGATAGACGATATCGCCAGCCCGCTTGAAGCGGACATAGTTGGCGACCGGCGTCGCGACGTTGGGCAGTGTCAGCCCGAGTTCCTTGAGCCTGGCTTCGGCAGACATGGTGTTTCCTCTATCGTTATTGAGACGCGTCATTACCCGGACGGCACGTAGCGCGACCCCGCGCAAATCCGGCGCGAGATGCCCGGGTCAAGCCCGGGCATGACGGCAGGGCGTCGGGGCCTGGATCATCGGATCCCGTCCGATGATCTGACCTTTGCGTGTTTGCATCGGCGTTTCCGTGATTGCATCGGCTTGGCCGAAAACCGCAACCTCTTTTCGAGCCGATGCCTCAGGCCGCCACCTTCTTGAACTTGTTCGTGCGCTTCGGGTGCCACCACTTGCCCTTCAGCACCACACCCTCCGAGACGAACTTCTTGTCGCCGATCAGGTGCTCCCCGACGACGTCGACATAGTCGAATTTGCCTTCCTTGACGGTGAGGATGGTGGCGTCGCCCAGCGAACCGACCCTCAGCGAGCCATACTCAGGACGCTTCAGCGCCATGGCGGCATTCACGGTCGAGGCCGCGATGACGTTGTTCAGGCTCATGCCCATGCAGAGGAACTTCGACATGGTGGTGACCTGGTCATAGGCCGGGCCGTCGATGCAGAGCTTGTGAACGTCCGACGAGATCACATCCGGTTCGAAGCCATTGGCAAGCATGGCGCGCGTCGTCTTGAACGAGAACGAGCCCTTGCCATGGCCGATATCGAAGATGACACCACGTTTGCGGGCAGCGAGCACCTCCGGCTTCACCGTGCCCTGCGCGGTCGCGGGCGCGTTCGGGAAGGGCCGGAAGGCATGGGTCAGTACGTCGCCCGGCCGCAGCATGCCGATGACTTCCTCATAGGATGGCGGCGGATGGTCGATATGGCACATCAGCGGCATGCCGACCTCGTTGGCCACCTGCAGCGCGATGTTCAGAGGCACCGTCCCGGACGTGCCCGACGCATGCAGACCGACGCGAACCTTGATGCCGACGATATAGTCGCGATTGGCGTCGGCGACTTCGACGCAATCGATCGGATTCATCATGCGCAGGTCGCCGCTCTCGCCGACCATGACGCGATGATCGAAGCCGTAGATGCCGGCATGCGAGACATGGAGATAGGCCAGAATCCGGGCCTGGCTCTGCTCGATCACATGCTTGCGGAAGCCGGCCCAGTTGCCCGGTCCCGCGCTGCCGGTGTCGACCGAGGTGGTGACGCCGGACACGCGGCAGAACTCGTCGGCATCGATGCCGAGCGAGGTGCCGCCCCAATAGACATGGGTGTGGAGGTCGATCAGGCCGGGCGAAACGATATAGCCCGAGACATCGCGAACTTCAGTATCGGCGCCGCCCTTCAGGTCCTTGCCGAAGCCCGAGACCTTGCCGTCGGTGAAGGCGACATCGAGAATGCCGTCATGCTTCTGCGAGGGATCGATGACCCGCCCGCCTTTCAGGATGAGATCGTGGTTCATGACTGGTCCTTTGACGGCAAACTCAGAGCGGTGAGATAGCGCCCTTGCGCTCCACGATCATCCGGTAATGCTCCGGCTCGCGGTGGCGGGCGAAATTGAATGTGGATGCCTTGTAGCTCTTGCCGAGATCGAGATCACAGCGGGCGACGACGAGTTCGTCCCCCTCGGTGACGGCCTGGGCCACGACCTCGCCGGTCGGCGCAATGATGCAGGATCCGCCGATCTGGTCGACGCCCGCCTCGAGCCCCGCCTTGGCCACGCCGACAACCCAGGTGGCGTTCTGGTAGGCACCAGCCTGCATGACGAGCTGATTGTGGAAATTGCCGAGGCGGTCGTGGTCGGGCGCCGGGGGGTTATGCTTGGGCGTGTTGTAGCCGAGCACGATCAACTCGACATCCTGCAGCCCCATGCTGCGATAGCTCTCGGGCCAGCGCCGATCATTGCAGATCATCATGCCGATATTGGCATCCATCGTCCGCCAGACGGGCCAGCCGAGATTGCCGGTCTCGAAATAGCGCTTCTCGAGATTCTGGAAGGGAGCGCCCGGCCGGTGCTCGGGATGTCCGGGCAGATGGATCTTGCGGTACTTGCCGACGATCGAGCCGCTCTTGTCGACCAGGACCGCCGTGTTGAAGCGGCGCTTGCTCCCGTCCTCGAAGGCGAGCTCGGGATAGCCGAGATGGAAACCGATGCCGAGACGGGCGGCCTCCTCGAAGAGCGGTGCCGTCTCGTTCGAGGGCATGGCGCTCTCGAAATAGGAATCGATCTCGTCCTCGTCATCCATCCACCAATGCGGAAAGAAGGCTGTCAGGGCGGCCTCTGGATAGACGACGAAATCGCAGCCATGCCCCTTGGCCTGGCGCATCAAGGCGATCATGCGGGCGACGGCCGAAGCGCGGCTTTCATCGCGATGGATGGGGCCGAGCTGGGCTGCGGCCACCGTCAGAATTCGACTCACCTTGTTTCCTCCTCAGCGCGCCCGCCAGCATCGCGGTCATCCAGGGCAGGCGAAAGCCGGTCAGCCCGCATGGACGCTATCGGATTTCCGCAGACCGCCCCCCCGAATCCGGGGTGAGAGGCCTGCGGACGCTGCGACAGAGCCAGTCGGCATGGTGGTTGCGCTTCCCCTCAGAGGCTCTTCGCCAGGCGGGGATCGAGCGAGTCGCGCAGGCCGTCACCGAGCAGGTTCACGGCAAGCACCGTGATCGACAGGAAGACCGCCGGGAACAGCACGATATGCGGCCGGACCTGCCAGAGCGCCCTGCCCTCGGCCATGATATTGCCCCAGGACGGCGTTGCCGGCGGAATGCCGGCGCCGATGAAGGAGAGGATCGCCTCGACGATCATCGCACTGGCGCAGATATAGGTCGCCTGCACGGTCATCGGCGCGATGGTGTTCGGCAGGATGTGGCGCATGATGATGCGCGGTGCGCGTGCACCGGCGGCCACCGCCGCCTCGACATAGGGCTGCTCGCGCAGGCTGAGCACCACGCCGCGCACCAGGCGGGCGACGCGCGGGATTTCGGCAATGGTGATGGCGATGATGACGTTCTGGACCGAGCCGCGCGTCAACGCCATCAGCGCGATCGCCAGCAGGATCGGCGGGATCGACATCATGCCGTCGATGCCGCGCATGACGATGCCGTCAGCCCGGCGCACGAAGCCTGCGAAAAGGCCGATCGCCAACCCGACCAGGGACGACAGGATGGCGACGGTGAAGCCGACGATCAGCGAAACCCGCGCGCCGTAGATGACGCGGGAATAGATGTCGCGCCCGAGCATGTCGGTGCCGAACCAGTACTGCTCCGAGGGCATCCTGGTGCGCCTGGCCGGCGCGATCGCGGTCGGATCGACAGTCCAGAGCAGCGGCGCAAGGATGCCGATGAGGATCATGAGCAGCAACAGGCCGCCGCCGATCGCGACCGAGGGGTGCCGGCGCATGAAGCGCAGCAGGTTTCTCAGGGGTGATCTTTCTGGCGCGATCCCGGCCAGAGCGGGAGCCGCGACCGCGGCAGGGCTCTCGGAGCGCGTCGTCAATAGCGTATCCTCGGATCGAGAAGCGTGTAGACCAGATCGATGATGAGGTTCACCAGCACGTAGACGAAGCTGAACATCAGGACGACGCCCTGAATCACGGGATAGTCGCGCCGCAGGATGGCATCGACCGTCAGCCGGCCCAGTCCGGGAATGGCGAAGACGCTCTCGGTCACCACGGCACCGCCGATCAGCAGGGCGATGCCGATGCCGATGATCGTCACGATCGGGATCGCGGCATTCTTCAGCGCATGCAGGAACAGGACGCTGCGCTGGCCGAGCCCCTTGGAACGCGCCGTGCGGATGTAGTCCTGCTGCAGCACCTCGAGCATCGTCGCGCGCGTGATGCGGGCGATCAGCGCGATATAGACGAGGCCGAGCGTGACAGAGGGCAGGATGAGGTTCCGGAGCCAGGGCCACAGCCCTTCCGAGAGCGGCGTGTAGCCCTGCACCGGGAGCCAGTCGAGTTTCAGCGCAAAGACATAGGCCAGGAGATAGCCAACGACGAAGACCGGGATGGAAAAGCCGAGAACGGCAAAGGCCATCGCTGATTTGTCGACCCAGGTGCCTGCCTTCCAGGCCGCGATCACCCCCATCGGCACCGCGATGACGACCGCAAAGATCAGCGTCAGCACCATCAGCGAGACGGTCGGTTCGATGCGCTGGGAGATGAGCTGCGTCACCGGCAGCGAGGTGAAGATCGATGTCCCGAGATCACCCTGCAGCACCCTGAACAGCCACTCGCCGAACCGTATCAGGTAAGGGCGGTCGAGCCCCAGGCTCAGCCTGATCTTCTCGACATCCGCGGGCGTCGCCTGATCGCCCGCGATGACCGCCGCCGGGTCCCCCGGCGCTATGTAGAGGAGAGAAAAGACGAACAGCGCCACGAAAGCCATCACCGGGATGGTCGTGATGATGCGTCTGACGATGAAAGCCAACATCGCGGCGCTGTATCCCTATTGTTGCAAATCAGGCTTTCGAGACGCCCCAGAAGAACGGCAACGGTCCGCTGACGACGCCCGAGACGTTCTTCCGCCAGGCCTGGTAGCCGAGATAGAAACCGGTCGGCGCGTAGACGACGTTCTGGACCGCGGCCTGGTTGAGCCGGCCCATGGCCGCCTTCTCCTCGGCGATATCCTTGGCATTGAACCAGTTCGTCACCTCGGCCTCGACGCCAGGCACGTCCGGCCAGCCGAACCAGGCCTTGTCGCCATTCGCGCGGATCGCCGTATACGAGGCCGGATTGATGCAGTCGGCGCCAGCATGCCAGGTGTGGAACATGCTCCAGCCGCCTTGGCCCGGCCCGGTCTTCTGGGCGCGCCGGGACCCGACTGTGCCCCAGTCTGTCGCGACGAAGTCGACATTCATGCCGATGCGCTTGAGCAGATCGGCCGTGACGTCGCCCATCGCCTTGGTGGCGGACATGTCCTGCGCCACGACGCAGACCACCGGCTCGCCCTTGTAGCCGGCTTCCGCCAGCAGCTTCTTGGCGGCCTCGATGTTGCGCATCTTCAGCATGTCGCCGCCCTGCTCGGTGTAGAGCGGGGTGCCCGGCGTGAAGAACCCGGGAAGCGGCTTCCAGAGCTTGTCGTCCTCGCCGACAAGCGCGCGCATGTAGTCTTCCTGGTTCAGCGCGGTCAGCACGGCCTGGCGCACCTTCAGATTGTTGAAGGGCGGGTGCAGGTGGTTCATCCGGAAGGCGCCGATATTGCCGAGCGGGTCGCCGATATCGACATTGATGTTCTTGTTGGCCTTGAGCACCGGCACGAGATCGGCAAGCGGCGTCTCCCACCAGTCGATCTCGCCATTCTGCAGAGCAGCGGCAGCCGTCGCCGGGTCAGGCATGATCACCCACTCGATGCGATCGACCAGCATCTTCTTGCCGCCGGCGAGCCAGTTCGCCTGCTCCGAACGCGGCACGTAATCGGCGAACTTCTCGAAAACCGCCTTGGCGCCCGGCACCCACTCATTGCGCAGGAACTTCATCGGCCCAGAGCCGACATATTCGGTGATCTGCTGGAACGGATCGGTCTTGGCGATGCGCTCCGGCATGATGAAGGAGCAGGGTGCGTTGTTCTTCGCCAGCGCCAGCAGCATCTTCGGGAAGGGCTGCTTCAGCGACCATTTCCAGCTCCGGTCGTCGACGGCAACCAGTTCGTTCTGGATGGCGCGGAGCATCAGGCCCATCGGGTCGCGTGCCGACCAGCGCACGAGGCTCTGCACCACGTCCTTGGCAAGCACCGGCTCGCCGTCATGGAACTTGAGGCCGGGGCGGAGCTTGAAGGTCCAGGTCAGACCATCGGAGGAGACCTCCTCGCTTTCGACCATCTGGCGCTGGGGCTGGAACTTGTCGTCGATGCCGTAGAGCGTATCCCAGACCAGCGCAGCGGCATTGCGGACGACATATTGCGTACCCCAGATGGGGTCGAAATTCGCGAGATTGGCCTGCGGCACGAAGCGCAGGGTCTTGGCCGCCGCTCCTTGCGACAAGGCCGGCATGGAAAGTCCCCCGGTGGCAGCCAGCGCGCCGGCACCAGTGGCAGATTTCAAGAATGTCCTGCGATCCATTACTCTCTCCCCTGAAACGGCTACCTCTGACGGGCGACCTTGAGGCAAGTGTGGGCGAGAAAGATCACCCTGACAACACGCCGCAGCGGTCGAAATCCGCGGCTGGAAAGCTTGCAGAGTCCGTGCCAAACGGTACCGGTTGGCCCCCAACGCCATGCGCCGGCGTCAATCGAGCATAAATCCGCAGAAAATTGCGCAACGTCAGCTAAATCGATTTGATCGGAGCGCGGACGGCTCGATCGCACCGTTCCCCAACCTCGCGAAAAGTCCACTCCGGCAGGCAAAGACGAAGCACCCGCTCAGGCTGGTCACGCCCCGCGCATCAGACGCGCCCCACTTCTGTCGGCCGGCAGATTTCTGCTAGGCATTCGGGCGTTGACGCGGGTTTTTTGGGCAGGTCCATGCGCTTGGCAATGGGGATATTGGTTCTGGGCTGCGCATTGGCGCTCTCGTTCGGCGCCAGCGTATCGGGTCAGGATCAGCCCCGCGTTCTGAATAGGGTAAAGAACTCGGCCGCGCCGGAAAGCACGGCACCAAGACTCGAAACGGTGCCGTTCGTCGATGCGCATGTCCATCTCAACGACGAGGCCATGCAGATCGAACTGATGCGGCACTACGGGGCGAAGCGTGCCGTCGTGTTCTGGGGGCGCAACGGCGACAACGGGTCGGTTGCCGATGCCGTCAGGCGCCGTCCCGACCTCTTCATCGGCTTTGCCTCGATTTCTCCGGAGCGCAGGACTCATCGAAAGGCATGGGAGGATCAGGACCCGGCGCTGCTCGAGGAGCTCGACGGTCTCCTGGCCACCGGCCAGTTCAAGGGTATCGGCGAGATATCGGCAGTGCATTTTCCGTCGCCCGGGTTTCCCGAGGCCGACTACGATCCGGCGGGCCCGATGATGAGCGGGATCATGGCCCTGGCGCGCAAATACCGCGTGCCTGTCCTGGTCCATGTCGAGTCGACACGGATGCGCGAACTGACATCGCTGCTCGTGGCCTTTCCCGATGTGAACCTGATCTGGGCCCATGGCGGCTACACGCCGCTGTTCCTGGCCCGCAGGATGCTCGAACGGCACCCCAACCTCTACTACGAGCTGAGCGCACGAACCTGGCCGAGGCACCCGCGCTCTCCCGACTACACGATCCTGCAGGACGGCAGGAGCATCTGGCCGGAATGGCTCGAACTCATCGAGACGATGCCGGGTCGCTTCATCATCGGGACAGACGCAAGCCACCGCTCGCTGGAAAGCGAGCGGATGAAATTCGAGAGCGTCCAGGCCTTCCTCCGCCAGCTCAGCCCGGCAACCCGGGAACGGGTGGCGCAAGCCAATCTGCTGGGCCTGACCGAACCCAGGCCCTGACAAGCCCGGCTTCGCTCTTCAGGCTACCGTGACGGGCGCGTCGACACGCGCGAAGGGCTGCAACGCTTCAAACGCTGCGGCCGCGCGCAGAACCAATGCATCCCGCCCGAACGGCCCGACGATCTGCAGTCCGGCCGGCAATCCGGCCGATGTCAGACCGCAGGGCACGGAAATGGCCGGCGCCTGTGTGATGTTGAACGGGTAGGTGAACGGCGTCCAGCGCGTCCAGTCATCGCCATATCGGCCATGGCCGGGGGCATTCCGTCCCACCTCGAAGGCCGGCAGCGGCAAAGTCGGCGTCAGCAGCAGATCGAAGCGCTCGTGGAACTGCGTCATATGATACGCAAGCGCATTGCGCTGGTTGAGCAGGGCGTCGACATAGGCCGAGCCCGCTATCTGCTCGCCAGCCTCCGCCACGGCCACGAGACCCGGGTCCATCTGCGCGCGCTTCTCTGGCCCCGCTCCGCGCAGGGCCAGGGCAGCCCCCGCCGACCACAATGTCATCAAGGTCTCAAGCGGATCGTCGAAACCGGGATCGACCTCCTCGACGCTCGCACCCAGTTCACGGAACGCAAGCGCGGCCGCCGCGACAAGCGCTGCGA includes:
- a CDS encoding D-TA family PLP-dependent enzyme, with product MTALAEEIARVYGTPAVVIDLDKVEANIARLQAACDAAGVANRPHIKTHKSPELARLQREAGARGITCQKLGEAEVMADGGLDDIMISYNILGEEKLGRLGALQRRVRMIVAADNPVTIAGLPTAAEIAGRDLEVVVECDTGRQRAGVETPGEAVELAKMIAGSKGLRFAGFLMYPPEDGWDRTQAFLDTANAGLRDAGLEAGIVSTGGSPNIPNIGKLKGATEHRAGTSIFNDRMQVAAGVASLDDCALTVYATVVSRAGPERGILDSGSKTLTSDTGGLEGHGYILEYPSAKIAKFAEEHGFLDLAASNERPKVGEIVRIVPNHVCVVVNMVDRLITVRGDKLIGELPVAARGRLT
- a CDS encoding RidA family protein; this encodes MSAEARLKELGLTLPNVATPVANYVRFKRAGDIVYLSGQGPRRADGSYPTGKVGANVTVEEAYEHAKQTGLGLLAAMQEAAGSLDKVEVIKLLGMVNAVPDFAEQPKVINGCSDLFVAVLGENGRHARSAVGLGSLPNNMTVEIEVIIRVLP
- a CDS encoding amidohydrolase/deacetylase family metallohydrolase, producing MNHDLILKGGRVIDPSQKHDGILDVAFTDGKVSGFGKDLKGGADTEVRDVSGYIVSPGLIDLHTHVYWGGTSLGIDADEFCRVSGVTTSVDTGSAGPGNWAGFRKHVIEQSQARILAYLHVSHAGIYGFDHRVMVGESGDLRMMNPIDCVEVADANRDYIVGIKVRVGLHASGTSGTVPLNIALQVANEVGMPLMCHIDHPPPSYEEVIGMLRPGDVLTHAFRPFPNAPATAQGTVKPEVLAARKRGVIFDIGHGKGSFSFKTTRAMLANGFEPDVISSDVHKLCIDGPAYDQVTTMSKFLCMGMSLNNVIAASTVNAAMALKRPEYGSLRVGSLGDATILTVKEGKFDYVDVVGEHLIGDKKFVSEGVVLKGKWWHPKRTNKFKKVAA
- a CDS encoding N-carbamoyl-D-amino-acid hydrolase, translated to MSRILTVAAAQLGPIHRDESRASAVARMIALMRQAKGHGCDFVVYPEAALTAFFPHWWMDDEDEIDSYFESAMPSNETAPLFEEAARLGIGFHLGYPELAFEDGSKRRFNTAVLVDKSGSIVGKYRKIHLPGHPEHRPGAPFQNLEKRYFETGNLGWPVWRTMDANIGMMICNDRRWPESYRSMGLQDVELIVLGYNTPKHNPPAPDHDRLGNFHNQLVMQAGAYQNATWVVGVAKAGLEAGVDQIGGSCIIAPTGEVVAQAVTEGDELVVARCDLDLGKSYKASTFNFARHREPEHYRMIVERKGAISPL
- a CDS encoding ABC transporter permease — translated: MTTRSESPAAVAAPALAGIAPERSPLRNLLRFMRRHPSVAIGGGLLLLMILIGILAPLLWTVDPTAIAPARRTRMPSEQYWFGTDMLGRDIYSRVIYGARVSLIVGFTVAILSSLVGLAIGLFAGFVRRADGIVMRGIDGMMSIPPILLAIALMALTRGSVQNVIIAITIAEIPRVARLVRGVVLSLREQPYVEAAVAAGARAPRIIMRHILPNTIAPMTVQATYICASAMIVEAILSFIGAGIPPATPSWGNIMAEGRALWQVRPHIVLFPAVFLSITVLAVNLLGDGLRDSLDPRLAKSL
- a CDS encoding ABC transporter permease translates to MLAFIVRRIITTIPVMAFVALFVFSLLYIAPGDPAAVIAGDQATPADVEKIRLSLGLDRPYLIRFGEWLFRVLQGDLGTSIFTSLPVTQLISQRIEPTVSLMVLTLIFAVVIAVPMGVIAAWKAGTWVDKSAMAFAVLGFSIPVFVVGYLLAYVFALKLDWLPVQGYTPLSEGLWPWLRNLILPSVTLGLVYIALIARITRATMLEVLQQDYIRTARSKGLGQRSVLFLHALKNAAIPIVTIIGIGIALLIGGAVVTESVFAIPGLGRLTVDAILRRDYPVIQGVVLMFSFVYVLVNLIIDLVYTLLDPRIRY
- a CDS encoding ABC transporter substrate-binding protein, giving the protein MDRRTFLKSATGAGALAATGGLSMPALSQGAAAKTLRFVPQANLANFDPIWGTQYVVRNAAALVWDTLYGIDDKFQPQRQMVESEEVSSDGLTWTFKLRPGLKFHDGEPVLAKDVVQSLVRWSARDPMGLMLRAIQNELVAVDDRSWKWSLKQPFPKMLLALAKNNAPCSFIMPERIAKTDPFQQITEYVGSGPMKFLRNEWVPGAKAVFEKFADYVPRSEQANWLAGGKKMLVDRIEWVIMPDPATAAAALQNGEIDWWETPLADLVPVLKANKNINVDIGDPLGNIGAFRMNHLHPPFNNLKVRQAVLTALNQEDYMRALVGEDDKLWKPLPGFFTPGTPLYTEQGGDMLKMRNIEAAKKLLAEAGYKGEPVVCVVAQDMSATKAMGDVTADLLKRIGMNVDFVATDWGTVGSRRAQKTGPGQGGWSMFHTWHAGADCINPASYTAIRANGDKAWFGWPDVPGVEAEVTNWFNAKDIAEEKAAMGRLNQAAVQNVVYAPTGFYLGYQAWRKNVSGVVSGPLPFFWGVSKA
- a CDS encoding amidohydrolase family protein, producing the protein MPFVDAHVHLNDEAMQIELMRHYGAKRAVVFWGRNGDNGSVADAVRRRPDLFIGFASISPERRTHRKAWEDQDPALLEELDGLLATGQFKGIGEISAVHFPSPGFPEADYDPAGPMMSGIMALARKYRVPVLVHVESTRMRELTSLLVAFPDVNLIWAHGGYTPLFLARRMLERHPNLYYELSARTWPRHPRSPDYTILQDGRSIWPEWLELIETMPGRFIIGTDASHRSLESERMKFESVQAFLRQLSPATRERVAQANLLGLTEPRP